The Papio anubis isolate 15944 chromosome 1, Panubis1.0, whole genome shotgun sequence genome window below encodes:
- the LOC101015869 gene encoding ragulator complex protein LAMTOR5, whose protein sequence is MEATLEQHLEDTMKNPSIVGVLCTDSQGLNLGCRGTLSDEHAGVISVLAQQAAKLTSDPTDIPVVCLESDSGNIMIQKHDGITVAVHKMAS, encoded by the coding sequence ATGGAGGCGACCTTGGAGCAGCACTTGGAAGACACAATGAAGAATCCCTCCATTGTTGGAGTCCTGTGCACAGATTCACAAGGACTTAATCTGGGTTGCCGTGGGACCCTGTCAGATGAGCATGCTGGAGTGATATCTGTTCTAGCCCAGCAAGCAGCTAAGCTAACCTCTGACCCCACTGATATTCCTGTGGTGTGTCTAGAATCAGATAGTGGGAACATTATGATCCAGAAACATGATGGCATCACAGTGGCAGTGCACAAAATGGCCTCTTGA